The Nocardioides humi genome includes a region encoding these proteins:
- a CDS encoding class I SAM-dependent methyltransferase, translating into MLTVDFDRLGLRPGDRVLDMGAGAGRHSFEMYRRGADVIAFDLDADELAGVKDLFVAMAEAGEVPPGAEADVKQGDALALPFGDGEFDRIVCSEVLEHIHDDVAAIRELIRVLRPGGTLAVTVPRWLPEVINWRLSAEYHNAEGGHIRIYTDHELVDKVTKGGRANDGTPGDAMVFEGKSYTHGLHAPYWWIKCAVGVENDAHPLAKAYHKLLVWEIMKQPKALRLAGKVLDPMIGKSMVLYFRKPLVA; encoded by the coding sequence CGACCGCGTCCTCGACATGGGCGCCGGCGCCGGCCGGCACAGCTTCGAGATGTACCGCCGCGGCGCCGACGTGATCGCCTTCGATCTCGACGCCGACGAGCTGGCCGGCGTGAAGGACCTGTTCGTCGCGATGGCGGAGGCCGGCGAGGTGCCCCCGGGCGCCGAGGCCGACGTCAAGCAGGGTGACGCGCTCGCCCTGCCCTTCGGCGACGGCGAGTTCGACCGGATCGTGTGCTCCGAGGTGCTCGAGCACATCCACGACGACGTCGCGGCGATCCGCGAGCTGATCCGCGTGCTGCGGCCCGGCGGCACCCTCGCGGTGACCGTTCCCCGCTGGCTGCCCGAGGTGATCAACTGGCGTCTCTCGGCCGAGTACCACAACGCCGAGGGCGGCCACATCCGGATCTACACCGACCACGAGCTGGTCGACAAGGTCACCAAGGGCGGCCGCGCCAACGACGGCACGCCCGGCGACGCCATGGTGTTCGAGGGCAAGTCCTACACGCACGGCCTCCACGCGCCGTACTGGTGGATCAAGTGCGCCGTCGGCGTCGAGAACGACGCTCACCCGCTCGCCAAGGCGTACCACAAGCTGCTGGTCTGGGAGATCATGAAGCAGCCGAAGGCGCTGCGGCTGGCCGGCAAGGTGCTCGACCCGATGATCGGGAAGAGCATGGTCCTCTACTTCCGGAAGCCTCTCGTCGCGTGA